CAAGCAGGCGGGCTCCACCGACGGCCGCAAGGTCCGCGAGGCGCTGGAAAACCTCAGCACCAAGGTCGAGGGCGTGGTCACCGTCTACGACAAGCCCTTCTCCGCCACCGACCACGAGGCCATCACCGCCAACATCCCGGTGTTCGGCCTCGTGAAGGACGGCCGCGTGGTCGCCGCCCACCCCGAGGACATCGCCGGCGACAAGGCGGTGCGGGTGAAGGCGAAGAACTGAGGCTGACCGGGCCGCGTCCACTAGCTGACCCGGCCCTTTTGTGCGCCGTCATCCCCCGGCTTGTCCGGGGGATCCACGGGGTGACCTGGCGGCCTGCGAAGTAACAAAGAGCTGACCAGGCGGCGAAGTGGATGCCCCGGACGAGCCGGGGCATGACGGAACTGGGTGGGGTGTCGGTTCATAACCCGCCCCGCGATCAGCCCCCTTCACCCCACACCATTCGGATCGCCGCGCCATCGAGCGCGGCGGCCGGTTCGCCGGAACCCTGCCGTGACGCGGGGGCCGCGCCCCCTTCCGGAGATCGTCATGAACGTCCTCTCGCAGCTCATCGTGAGCGGCATCGCCGTGGGCATGATCTACGGCGTCATCGCCTTCAGCTATCAGCTCACCTTCGCCACCTCGAAGACCCTGAACTTCGGCCAGGGCGAGGCCCTGATGCTGGGGGCGCTGGTGGGCCTCACCACCATCAATTTCCTCATCGGCCAGGCGCTCGGCACCCTGTGGGCCTACCTGCTCATGCTGCCCATCGTCTTCGCCTTCGGCCTCGCGCAGGGCGCGGTGGTGGAATGGCTCGGCGTGCGGCAGGCGGTGAAGGCGAAGTCGGAAGCCGGCTGGATCATGGCGACCATCGCGCTGGGCATCATCTTCCGCAATCTCGCCGAGAACATCTGGGGCCGCGACGCGCTGCGCTTCCCCTCCCCGCTGCCGGAGGCGGCGCTCACCATCGGCCCGGTGCGCATCCAGCCCATGGAGATCGCCATCGTCATCGGCGCGCTCGCCATCATGCTGGCGGTGGAAATCTTCAACCGGCGCTCCATCTTCGGCAAGGCCGTGGTGGCCACCGCCAATGACCGCGACGCGGCGGGCCTGATGGGCATCGACACGCGGCGCGTCATCACCTTCTCCTACGCGCTCTCCTCCATGACCGCGGCGTTCGCCGGCGTGCTCATCGCCCCCGTCACCCTCACCGGCGCCACCATGGGCGCGGTACTGGGGCTGAAGGCGTTCGCGGTGGCCATCATCGGCGGCCTGTCGAGCGGCATGGGCGTCATCGTCGGCGGCCTCATCCTCGGCATCACCGAGACGCTGACCGGCTACTACATCTCCACCGGCTACAAGGACGTGCCGGGCCTCGTGCTGCTGCTGCTGGTGCTCTCGCTGAAGCCCTCGGGCCTGTTCGGCCGCGCCACCATCAAGAAGGTCTGAGCCCCATGCTCGCGCGCCGCCTCCTCTCCTCCACGGGGTCGCTCCTCGGCCTCGCGGTGCTCGTCGTGCTGCCGTTCGTGGTGACGAGCCCCTATTATCTCCACCTGCTGGTGACCATCGCCATCTTCTCGATCCTGCTGCTCGGGCTCGACGTGGTGTTCGGCTATACGGGCGAGGTGTCCATCGGCCATGCCGCGCTGTTCGGCATCGGCGCCTACACGGCCGGCTGCCTCGCCATGCATTTCGGCATCGGCTTCTGGCCGGCGCTGCCCTTGGCCATCGTCGTCGCCTGCCTGTTCGGCGTGGTGCTGGCGCTGCCGGCGCTGCGCGTCACCGGCCCCTATCTCGCCATGGTGACGCTGGCCTTCGGCACCATCGTGCAGATCCTCATCAACGAGATGACGGACCTCACCAACGGTCCCCTCGGCATCAAGCTGACGACGCCCCTCTTCATCGACCTCAGGTGGCTCGGCGACACCATTCCGCTGTTCGACATGTCGCTGAAGCGCATGAAGGAAGTGGAATATTACTACATCGCCGCCATCGCGCTGGTGCTCACCCTCATCATCATCAACCGCATCCTCGCCTCCCACCTCGGCCGGGCGTTCGAGGCGCTGCGCGACAGCCCCATCGCGTCCGATTGCATGGGCGTGTCGGTCTACAAGCACAAGGTGCTGGCCTTCGTGATCTCCGCCGGCCTCGCCGGCCTCGCGGGGGCGCTGTTCGCCTATTCGGAGCAGTATATCGCGCCGAACAATTTCGGCTTTGAGCTGTCGGTGCAGTTCCTGCTGGCGGTCACGGTGGGCGGGCGCAAGTCTCGGCTGGGGCCGATCCTCGGCGCGGTCATCATCGTGTTCCTGCCGAACCTGCTGTCCGACATCGAGCTGTTCCGCTACATCGCCGGCACCATCGCGCTCATCGCCGTCATCGCCGGCGCGCGGGTCTTCGTGAAGGATCCGGAGAACCGCGTGCGCAACGCCATTCCCGTGGTGCTGTGCCTCGCCTTCTTCGTCTTCTCGATGCTGCTGCAGAAGATCACCGACTACAAGCTCGCCGTCTTCGGCGTGATGATCCTGTTCGTGGTCTATTATCTGCCGGACGGCATCGTCGGCTTCCTGAAGCGCGCCGCCGCACAGCTCTGGCCGAGCCTCGTGCAGTCCCACGCCGTCATCCACGCCGACACCCACGGCAAGGCGGTCACCGCCTCCCACGAAGGCCATTCGGGCGTGCTGCTCCACGTGGACAATGTGGTGATGCAGTTCGGCGGCCTGCGGGCGCTGGATCAGGTCTCCATCGAGGTGAAGCCCGGCACCATCCACGGCCTCATCGGGCCGAACGGCTCGGGCAAGAGCACCATGATGAACGTGCTCACCGGCATCTATGTGCCCACGGCCGGCGCCGTCCGGTTCAAGGGGCAGGACATGGCCGGCAAGACCTCTTCCGACATCGCCAGCGAGGGCATCGCCCGCACCTTCCAGAACGTGCAGCTCTTCGCCGAGCTGACCCTGATCGAGAACGTGCTGGTGGGCCTCCACCACACCTATCAGGCGACCTTCGCCGAGGTGGCGCTGGGCCTGCCGCGCATAAGGCGGGAGGAGAAGGCGGCGCGCGAGCGGGCCATGAGCCTCCTCGCCTTCGTCGGCCTCTCGGACCTCGCCAACGAGGAGGCGCGCAACCTGCCGTATGGTAAGCAGCGCCTGCTGGAGATCGCCCGCGCACTGGCCCTCGATCCCGCCCTCCTGCTGCTCGACGAGCCCGCCGCCGGCCTCACCGCGCCGGACATCAAGCACCTCGTGGAGATCATCAAGAAGGTGCGCCACGCGGGGCTCACCATCGTGCTCATCGAGCATCACATGGATGTGGTGATGGGCCTGTGCGACACGGTGACGGTGCTGGACTTCGGCCAGAAGATCGCCGAGGGCAAGCCAGCCGAGGTGCAGGCCAACGAGCGCGTCATCGAGGCCTATCTCGGCGGCGCCGCCGCTGCGGCGGAATGAGGAGATCGCCATGCTCGAAGTGAACGATCTCGTCGCCGGCTACGGCAAGGTGAAGGTGCTGCACGGCCTCTCCCTCAAGGTGGAGGAAGGCCGGCTCGTCACCCTCATCGGCTCCAACGGCGCCGGCAAGACGACGACGCTGCGCGCCATCTCCGGCATGATCGTGCCGGAATCGGGCACGGTGCGGCTAGGGGGCGAAGACCTCACCGGCCAGCCCTCCTTCAAGATCACCAAGAAGGGCCTCGCCCACTCGCCCGAGGGGCGGCGCGTGTTCCCCACCCAGAGCGTGAAGGACAACCTTCTGCTCGGCGCCTTCCCCCGCCTCACGGGGGCGCGGGAGCGCGGCGACGTGGAGGGCGACCTCGACCGCATGTTCACGCTCTTCCCGCGCCTCGCCGAGCGCCGCGCCCAGCTTGCCGGCACCCTCTCCGGCGGCGAGCAGCAGATGCTCGCCATGGCCCGCGCGCTGATGCTGAACCCGCGCGTGCTGCTCCTGGACGAGCCCTCCATGGGCCTCGCCCCGCGCCTCGTGGCGGAGGTGTTCGCCACCATCGCGCGGCTCAAGGAGCAGAAGATCACCATGCTGCTGGTGGAGCAGTTCGCCGCCGCCGCGCTGGAGGTGGCCGATTTCGGCTATGTGCTGGAGAACGGTCGCGTCGCCGCCAAGGGTCCGGCGGAAGCGCTGCGCAACGACAGCGCGGTGCGCGCCGCCTATCTCGGACACGCCCACTGAGTGGAGCCGCCCACTGAGGGCGAACGCCTGATTGCAACACGAAGGGCGCCCCAGTGGGCGCCTTTTTTGTTGGTCCGGAAGTGCTCCATCCCAGCGCTTTTCTTTATGGGATTTTTATTTCGGCCCATCGCGGCCCGTCTCGAATCTTTATGCGCAAGGTGACACCTTTCGATCGCTGAGCAGCGGCCGGGCGAAAAGGTTCCGGCGCTGCGGCCGGTCGCGACGCAGGTCCTCCCGCGTCATTGCGGCCCGACACTTCTGCGAGGACGGACGTCCCATGCTCGACATTCTGATGCTCGCCCTGACCGGCGGGCTTTTCGCTCTCGCCATCGGCTACGGCTACGCCTGCGAGCGGCTCTAGCGCCGGCTTACGGCAAGAAAGCTCTTCGGCCACCCAAGCCGTCATGCCCTGGCTTGTCCGGGGCATTCACTGCGTCGCCCTCTGCGCGCCACAAGACCTCGCACCCGGCTAGCCGCGAAGTGGATCCCCGGACAAGCCGGGGGATGACCAACCTTCATAGTATTCGAAGGAAAAATCCATGACCCTAGACTTCGCATTGGGAGGCCTCATCACGATAGGCCTCCTCTTCTACCTCACCCTCGCGTTGCTGAAGCCCGAGCGGTTCTGAGGAGGCACCGATGACCCTCAACGGCTGGATCCAGATCGCCCTGTTCTGCGCGATCATTCTCGCGCTCACCCCGCTCCTCGGCGGCTACATGACCCGCGTGTTCGCGGGCGAGCGCACATTCCTCTCCCCGGTCCTGCGCCCGGTGGAAGGCGCCCTCTACGCCCTCGCCGGCGTGGACGCCAAGCGCGAGCAGACGTGGCTCGGCTACACCCTCGCCATGCTGGTGTTCCACGTAGGCGGCTTCCTCATCCTCTATGCGATCCTGCGCCTGCAGGACCTGCTGCCGCTGAACCCGCAGGAGATGGCGGCGATGCCGCCGGACCTGTCGCTGAACACCGCCGTCAGCTTCCTCACCAACACCAACTGGCAGAATTACGGTGGCGAGAGCACGCTCAGCTATCTCGCGCAGATGCTGGGGCTGACCCACCAGAACTTCCTCTCCGCCGCCACCGGCATCGCGCTGGCGGTGGCGCTGATCCGCGGCTTCTCCCGCGCCTCGGCGCAGACGGTGGGCAATTTCTGGGTGGATGTGACCCGCTGCACCCTCTACGTGCTGCTGCCGCTCTGCATTCCCTACACCC
The nucleotide sequence above comes from Xanthobacter flavus. Encoded proteins:
- a CDS encoding branched-chain amino acid ABC transporter ATP-binding protein/permease, with the protein product MLARRLLSSTGSLLGLAVLVVLPFVVTSPYYLHLLVTIAIFSILLLGLDVVFGYTGEVSIGHAALFGIGAYTAGCLAMHFGIGFWPALPLAIVVACLFGVVLALPALRVTGPYLAMVTLAFGTIVQILINEMTDLTNGPLGIKLTTPLFIDLRWLGDTIPLFDMSLKRMKEVEYYYIAAIALVLTLIIINRILASHLGRAFEALRDSPIASDCMGVSVYKHKVLAFVISAGLAGLAGALFAYSEQYIAPNNFGFELSVQFLLAVTVGGRKSRLGPILGAVIIVFLPNLLSDIELFRYIAGTIALIAVIAGARVFVKDPENRVRNAIPVVLCLAFFVFSMLLQKITDYKLAVFGVMILFVVYYLPDGIVGFLKRAAAQLWPSLVQSHAVIHADTHGKAVTASHEGHSGVLLHVDNVVMQFGGLRALDQVSIEVKPGTIHGLIGPNGSGKSTMMNVLTGIYVPTAGAVRFKGQDMAGKTSSDIASEGIARTFQNVQLFAELTLIENVLVGLHHTYQATFAEVALGLPRIRREEKAARERAMSLLAFVGLSDLANEEARNLPYGKQRLLEIARALALDPALLLLDEPAAGLTAPDIKHLVEIIKKVRHAGLTIVLIEHHMDVVMGLCDTVTVLDFGQKIAEGKPAEVQANERVIEAYLGGAAAAAE
- a CDS encoding branched-chain amino acid ABC transporter permease, giving the protein MNVLSQLIVSGIAVGMIYGVIAFSYQLTFATSKTLNFGQGEALMLGALVGLTTINFLIGQALGTLWAYLLMLPIVFAFGLAQGAVVEWLGVRQAVKAKSEAGWIMATIALGIIFRNLAENIWGRDALRFPSPLPEAALTIGPVRIQPMEIAIVIGALAIMLAVEIFNRRSIFGKAVVATANDRDAAGLMGIDTRRVITFSYALSSMTAAFAGVLIAPVTLTGATMGAVLGLKAFAVAIIGGLSSGMGVIVGGLILGITETLTGYYISTGYKDVPGLVLLLLVLSLKPSGLFGRATIKKV
- a CDS encoding K(+)-transporting ATPase subunit F — encoded protein: MTLDFALGGLITIGLLFYLTLALLKPERF
- a CDS encoding ABC transporter ATP-binding protein, which gives rise to MLEVNDLVAGYGKVKVLHGLSLKVEEGRLVTLIGSNGAGKTTTLRAISGMIVPESGTVRLGGEDLTGQPSFKITKKGLAHSPEGRRVFPTQSVKDNLLLGAFPRLTGARERGDVEGDLDRMFTLFPRLAERRAQLAGTLSGGEQQMLAMARALMLNPRVLLLDEPSMGLAPRLVAEVFATIARLKEQKITMLLVEQFAAAALEVADFGYVLENGRVAAKGPAEALRNDSAVRAAYLGHAH